The Littorina saxatilis isolate snail1 linkage group LG15, US_GU_Lsax_2.0, whole genome shotgun sequence genome contains a region encoding:
- the LOC138949330 gene encoding uncharacterized protein, protein MKQTRLHPTEGEGGGEEGEGEEEVVSLKNKIRHVPQVTKEEETGGEEGGEEDEGRQHSSGALQVAGGEVVEGGGMWPASPLRSSTGITCRLRSNSWILHNCDNWPSTWLLHNQVLFLTCLPISRLCQHLHHHQTMQPGRTGVCADIVGTCPHLQNGSAASAALSAYQECLR, encoded by the exons ATGAAACAGACTCGCCTGCACCccacagagggagagggaggaggagaggaaggggagggggaagaggaggtgGTCAGCCTCAAGAACAAGATCAG ACATGTTCCACAAGTAACGAAAGAGGAGGAGACAGGGGGAGAGGAAGGAGGAGAGGAGGACGAGGGGCGACAGCACAGCAGCGGGGCTCTTCAAGTGGCAGGGGGAGAGGTGGTCGAGGGAGGTGGGATGTGGCCGGCATCCCCACTGCGCAGCAGCACAGGAATAACTTGCAG ACTCAGATCCAACAGCTGGATATTGCACAACTGCGACAACTGGCCCTCGACCTGGCTGTTGCACAACCAGGTCTTGTTTTTGACATGCTTG CCGATCAGTCGTCTGTGCCAACACCTGCACCATCACCAGACCATGCAGCCTGGCCGGACTGGTGTGTGTGCCGACATTGTCGGCACATGCCCACACCTGCAGAACGGATCTGCTGCCAGCGCCGCACTCAGTGCATATCAAGAATGCCT GAGATGA
- the LOC138949329 gene encoding uncharacterized protein, with protein sequence MFRTFTGNGFPLQTKMASQDVKDRLRSMPPKVCLPPTPPAVPVARVASTASAKKKKKKLREKLKVCLTSQFERWGALRGQVFAKTPHLLKPHNRSKADTELSRILMDAYERTQEAALTDPQPGCSTWDIESRAVQRPDFAKQPPQKTSTPGQLLQQAKVSTTPDLSSVPSSSKPCYQQIQEAALTDPQPGCSTWDIESRAVQRPDFAKQPPQKTSTPGQLLQQAKVSTTPDLSSVPSSSKPCTPLSGVEPFEEEPELEIEKTDQPAKEGKGMRSKRQNIDRSFVNPLNITVEFSDLTCDGDLDGDDSDFDVDDIELESQDASFFLTMDVDEKYAKEADEVAFEEVAYGQQEDEETGDADTAEEVELGPGITRIATADQCQDICNSTLCLAFVHQLKALAAVSIRKCSTAGCEHVPAVKEGFTGSALYLRWECVKGHVSHTWCAQPTLPNKIHCGDFLVSTCILLSGNNYAKLALWAKVLNLPFPGATFHQAVQKHYVVQAVKDTWKDHQRAIFDSLAEQNLVVLGDGRNDSPGHCAQYCSYTLMEAETTKILSVQCVDKRETQRKSTNMERVGFKRALDEVVLEGERVDTTVDEVVTDAHVGIAADMKAIGKKHSLDVWHVAKNIGKKLAKIAAGSKGRKLQKWIPSIVNHFWFCCQKADTKTKFMGMWRGVLQHVCNIHSWDAGAWCCDHEDLGGEREDGRAWLDPQEDRALVKQLASVVLDQTLIQKAELVITNRSTCPLEVFHQHLLMYAGKRFAYTPPVYEARILLAAMDHNTHAGRPLATSKDGRKKYHRCFNKKTGRWSVFPVKVPKTYHHIPALKLRIMEMRLQDPLPLHRKKPLAQEDPRRLSTHLAATSPPPTSELVAQKKSRFT encoded by the exons ATGTTTAGAACATTTACCGGAAACGGATTTCCCctacaaacaaagatggcttCTCAAGATGTGAAAGATCGTCTTCGATCTATGCCTCCAAAAGTATGTTTGCCTCCTACACCACCTGCTGTGCCTGTTGCCAGAGTTGCAAGCACGGCTTCggccaagaaaaaaaagaaaaagctgaGGGAGAAATTGAAAGTTTGTTTGACCAGCCAATTCGAACGATGGGGGGCCCTCCGAGGACAGGTGTTTGCCAAGACACCTCATTTGTTGAAACCTCACAACAGATCAAAAGCAGACACGGAACTTTCTAGAATCCTCATGGACGC gTACGAACGAACTCAAGAGGCCGCATTGACTGACCCTCAACCAGGATGTTCTACTTGGGATATTGAAAGCAG AGCTGTGCAGAGACCAGACTTTGCTAAACAGCCTCCGCAGAAAACTTCCACCCCAGGGCAGCTCCTGCAGCAAGCAAAAGTCAGCACCACCCCCGACCTCTCCTCTGTCCCTAGTTCGTCCAAGCCGTG ctATCAACAGATTCAAGAGGCCGCATTGACTGACCCTCAACCAGGATGTTCTACTTGGGATATTGAAAGCAG AGCTGTGCAGAGACCAGACTTTGCTAAACAGCCTCCGCAGAAAACTTCCACCCCAGGGCAGCTCCTGCAGCAAGCGAAAGTCAGCACCACCCCCGACCTCTCCTCTGTCCCTAGTTCGTCCAAGCCGtg tACACCTTTATCAGGTGTGGAGCCATTCGAGGAGGAGCCAGAACTTGAGATTGAAAA GACTGATCAGCCTGCCAAAGAAGGGAAAGGGATGAGGTCAAAACG GCAGAACATTGACCGCTCCTTTGTCAACCCTCTCAA CATCACTGTTGAATTCAGTGATTTAACCTGTGATGGTGATTTAGATGGTGATGACAGCGACTTTGATGTCGATGATATCGAGCTGGAATCTCAAGACGCCAGTTTTTTTCTCACCATGGATGT GGATGAAAAGTATGCCAAGGAGGCAGACGAGGTGGCCTTTGAGGAGGTGGCGTACGGCCAGCAGGAGGACGAAGAGACAGGTGATGCTGACACTGCGGAGGAGGTGGAGTTAGGACCAGGCATCACCAGGATAGCCACAGCAGACCAGTGCCAGGACATTTGCAACAGCACACTGTGCCTAGCATTTGTCCACCAACTAAAGGCACTGGCTGCTGTGAGCATCAGGAAATGCTCCACTGCTGGGTGTGAGCATGTTCCTGCCGTGAAGGAGGGCTTCACAGGCTCAGCACTGTACCTCAGATGG gaatgtgtgaAAGGCCATGTGAGCCACACATGGTGTGCCCAGCCCACCCTGCCCAACAAAATTCACTGTGGTGATTTTCTAGTCAGCACATGTATCCTCCTAAGTGGAAATAATTATGCCAAGCTGGCGTTGTGGGCGAAGGTGCTGAACCTGCCCTTTCCTGGTGCTACCTTCCACCAGGCTGTCCAGAAACATTATGTGGTGCAG GCTGTGAAGGACACATGGAAGGACCACCAACGAGCCATCTTCGACTCATTGGCAGAGCAAAATTTGGTTGTTCTGG gagaTGGACGCAATGATTCACCAG GTCATTGCGCACAGTACTGCAGCTACACTCTTATGGAGGCTGAGACCACAAAGATTCTCTCTGTCCAGTGTGTGGACAAACGGGAAACACAGCGAAAATCCACGAACATGGAAAGGGTTGGATTTAAGAGGGCACTGGATGAGGTAGTGCTTGAAGGTGAACGGGTGGACACCACTGTTGATGAGGTCGTCACTGATGCCCATGTGGGAATAGCTGCAGATATGA agGCGATCGGAAAAAAACATTCCCTTGATGTGTGGCATGTTGCCAAAAATATTGGCAAGAAGCTAGCCAAG ATTGCTGCAGGCAGTAAAGGTCGCAAGCTGCAAAAGTGGATCCCTTCGATAGTGAACCACTTTTGGTTCTGCTGCCAGAAGGCTGACACCAAGACAAAGTTCATG GGTATGTGGCGAGGAGTTTTGCAACATGTTTGCAACATACATTCTTGGGATGCTGGTGCCTGGTGCTGCGACCATGAAGACCTGGGCGGGGAAAGGGAGGATGGGAGGGCCTGGCTTGATCCTCAGGAAGACCGTGCCCTAGTGAAACAGCTCGCCTCTGTGGTCTTAGACCAGACTCTGATCCAGAAAGCAGAGTTGGTCATCACAAACAG GAGCACATGCCCCCTGGAGGTGTTTCACCAACATTTGTTGATGTATGCGGGCAAAAGGTTTGCGTACACACCTCCGGTTTATGAAGCCAGGATTCTGTTGGCAGCCATGGACCACAACACTCATGCTGGTCGACCCTTGGCGACTTCAAAGGATGGCAGAAAGAA GTATCACAGATGCTTCAATAAGAAAACCGGCCGCTGGTCGGTATTCCCTGTGAAGGTCCCAAAGACCTACCACCACATTCCAGCCCTGAAGCTGCGAATCATGGAGATGAGACTACAAGACCCGTTGCCACTGCACAGGAAAAAACCTCTGGCACAAGAGGACCCAAGGAGACTGTCAACACACCTGGCAGCAACCTCCCCACCTCCAACTAGTGAACTTGTTGCACAGAAAAAATCTCGTTTTACCTGA